In the Thermococcus sp. MAR1 genome, one interval contains:
- a CDS encoding PadR family transcriptional regulator: MKYRDFLTLHILHHASEGVTGSFLMKELERHGYHVSPGTIYPLLHALEKEGLLKSHWEVRGGRRVRVYEITKIGRKTLDEGRERLKELCTELLGE, translated from the coding sequence ATGAAGTACCGAGATTTTCTCACCCTGCACATACTCCACCACGCGAGCGAAGGGGTTACCGGCTCGTTTCTGATGAAAGAACTTGAGCGACACGGTTACCACGTCAGCCCTGGAACCATATATCCCCTCCTCCACGCCCTTGAGAAGGAAGGCCTCCTTAAGAGCCACTGGGAGGTCCGGGGCGGGAGACGGGTTAGGGTCTACGAGATAACGAAAATCGGCCGGAAAACCCTAGACGAGGGCAGGGAAAGGTTGAAGGAGCTCTGCACGGAACTGCTGGGGGAATAA
- a CDS encoding PaaI family thioesterase: protein MEQRTHRLASKRLVGKPVKIEKNYAEVLLETTEEMAVDEYGLVHGGFTFGLADYAAMLAVNEPTVVLGKAEVKFLKPVKVGEKLIAKAEVIEESGGGVRDGTSPRRKKIVNAEVFNERSEKVFEGIFHCYVLEKHVLE from the coding sequence GGACTCACAGGCTGGCCTCCAAAAGATTGGTTGGAAAGCCCGTGAAAATCGAGAAGAACTACGCGGAAGTCCTTCTGGAGACGACTGAAGAGATGGCCGTCGATGAGTACGGGCTGGTTCACGGGGGCTTCACCTTCGGCTTAGCCGACTACGCGGCAATGCTCGCTGTGAACGAGCCAACGGTCGTGCTCGGGAAGGCTGAAGTGAAGTTCCTGAAGCCAGTTAAGGTCGGTGAAAAGCTGATAGCCAAAGCAGAGGTTATAGAAGAGTCTGGAGGGGGTGTGAGGGACGGAACGTCCCCCCGGAGGAAGAAAATCGTAAATGCAGAGGTCTTCAACGAGAGGAGCGAGAAGGTCTTTGAAGGCATTTTCCACTGCTACGTCCTAGAGAAGCACGTGCTCGAATGA